In the genome of Streptomyces sp. SAI-127, the window GACGTCTGTCGTGCCGTACCCCCCTCCGCCGCACGTCCCCTCGGGGCCGCGCAGAAGATCCCTGCTCGCCTCGGTCGCCGGGGGCGCCCTGCTGGCCGGCTGCTCCGACGGGACCGGGAGCACCGAGGAGGGCACCGCCGGAAGTCCGTCCGTCGTCGAGCGGGCACGCGTGCGTGCGGCTCAGGACAGCCGGGGGATCGTCGAGCGGTACGACGCCGTCCTCGCCGCCCATCCGGCGCTGGCGGAGCGGCTGGGGCCGTTGCGGGCGGAAGCGGTGCGGCATGTGGAGGCGTTCGGGGAGAGGGTCGCCAAGTCCTCGCCCGTCGCGTCGCAGGCCTCGCCCTCACCGTCGGTCACGGCGCCCACGACCGAGAAGGACGCCCTCGCCCAGCTCGCCGCCGCCGAACGGGCACTCGCGGACCGGCGGGCCAAGGCGCTGCTGGACGTACCGGGCGAGCTGGCCCGGCTGCTGGCCTCCGTGGCGGCGGCCGGTGCGGGGCACGCCTATCTGCTGATGGAGGGGATCCGGTGAGCGACGACAACGACAAGGAGCTGGAGGCCTTTCAGAAGGCGCTGGCCGCCGAGCACGCGGCCGTGTACGGCTACGGCGTCGTCGGCGGCCGGATCGGTGAGGTCCGGCGAGCCGAGGCCCGGGCCGCCTATGACGCCCACCGGGCCCGGCGGGACGGGCTGGTGCGCCAGGTGCGGCACATGGGCGGAAAGCCGGTGGCCGCGGCCGCGGCGTACGCGCTGCCCTTCCCGGTGCCGGACTCGGCCGCGGCGGTACGGCTCGCCGCCGACCTGGAGGAGCGGGTGGCCGGGGTGTACTCCGATCTGGTGCGGGCAACAGAGGGCGGGCGGCGGAGCACGGCCGCCGAGGCGCTGCGGGAGGCCGCGGTGCGGGCGGTGCGCTGGCGCGGCGGGAGCGTAGCCTTCCCTGGGCTCGCCGAGCGGGCGGTCACGGTGACGTCCTCGGCCCATGGTCCGGCTTCCTCGTCGGCTCCCACGGCGTAACGCGGTACAGGAAGGAAACGACTCGCGCATGGCTTTCGAACCACCGCAGCGGCTGGTGCGGGCGCTCGGCGAGAGCGCGCCGGACGGCGACGACTGGGTGGAGAGGCTGCCCGAGACCGCCGAACAGGCCGTCGCGCTGCGCGAGTTGACCGTGGAGCGGGTTCAGGTGCCCGGGGGACGCAGCAGCCTCGTGGTGCTCGTGCGGCGTGCTGACGGGACGCCGGCCGTGCTCAAGCTGGCCCCGGCCCGGGCCCGGCCGGAGAGCGAGCGGGCGGCGCTCGCGCACTGGGACGGGCGGGGGGCCGTACAGCTGCTGGAGCCCTTTGTCGCCGAGGGAGTGCTACTGCTGGAGCGGCTGCATCCGGATGTGTCCGTGCGGTCCCTGCCGGAGGCGAAAGCGCTGCTCGAGGCTGCCGGGGCGCTGCGGCGGCTGTGGGTGGAGCCGCCCGGTGACCATGTCTTCGAGACGGTGGCCGAGCGGACCGGGCGGCAGGCCGCGGTCATGCGGGGTGCTTCCGCGGAGGTGGCGGGGCTGGTGAGCGCGGCTCTCGATGCGCGGGAGTCGTTGCTGGCCGCGCCGCCGGAGGAGCGGTTGCTGCACGGGACGTTCCGGCAGAGCAAGGTGCTTTCCGGTGTCCGGTCACCCTGGCTCGCTGTCGGGCCTGATCCTGTCGTCGGGGAGTGCGCGTTCGATCTCGCCCGGCTGGTGCGGGACCGGGTGGAGGACCTGATCGCCTCGCCGTCGGGGGCGGCGACGACCCGCCGGCGGATCAAGCGGCTCGCGGAGTCGCTGGAGGTGGATCAGGAGCGGTTGCGGGGATGGACGCTGTTCCGGGCCGTGGAGTCCGGGGTCCGGGCGCTGCGGGTGGGGCGGCCGAAGGATGCCGAGTTGCTGCTGGAGTTCGCCGGGTGGCTTTGAGACCGTACGGCGGCGGCCGCCGGTGCGACCGCCGCCGTACGCGCTTTCTCAGGCGGTCAGGCGGGCGATCGCCTCGTCCACCGTCAGCTCCTCGCGCTCACCGCTGCGGCGGTCCTTGAGCTCCAGGACACCCTCGGCGGAGCGGCGGCCCGCGACCAGGATCTTCGGTACGCCGATGAGCTCGGAGTCGGTGAACTTCACACCCGGGGAGACCCCGGCGCGGTCGTCGACGAGGACCCTGAGGCCCGCCTCCCGCAGCTTCTCGGAGACGTCGAGGGCCAGTTCGATCTGGAGGGCCTTGCCGGCGGCGACGACATGCACGTCGGCCGGGGCGACCTCGGCGGGCCAGCACAGGCCCTTGTCGTCGGCGGACTGCTCGGCGAGGGCGGCGACCGCGCGGGAGACGCCGATGCCGTAGGAGCCCATGGTCACGCGGACCGGCTTGCCGTTCTGGCCGAGGACATCGAGCTTGAGGGCGTCGGCGTACTTGCGGCCGAGCTGGAAGATGTGGCCGATCTCGATGGCGCGGTCCAGCTTGAGGCCGGTGCCGCACTTCGGGCACGGGTCGCCCTCCTGGACGACCACGACGTCGACGTACTCGTCGACCTCGAAGTCACGGCCCGCGACGACGTTCTTCGCGTGCGTGTGCTCCTTGTTGGCGCCGGTGATCCAGGCGGTGCCGGGGGCCACCCGCGGGTCGGCGATGTACTTCACCTTCTCGCCCAGGCCCTGCGGACCGACGTAACCGCGGACGAGGTCGGGACGGCCGACGAAGTCCTCGGCGCCCACCAGCTCCACGGCGGCGGGCGCGAAGTGCGCCTCGACCTTGCCCATGTCGACCTCGCGGTCGCCGGGAACGCCGACGGCCACGATCTCGCCGTCGACCTTCACGAGGAGGTTCTTGAGGGTGTCGGAGGCCTCGACGCCGAGGTGGGCGGCGAGGGTCTCGATGGTCGGGGTGTCGGGGGTGGGGATCTCCTCGAGGGCGGCGACGCCGTCCGCGTCCACCGGCTTCAACTCGTAGCTGATCGCCTCGGTGTTGGCCGCGAAATCGCAGTTCGGGCAGTCCGCGAAGGTGTCCTCGCCGGCCTCGGCGGGGGCGAGGAACTCCTCCGACTTGGAGCCGCCCATCGCGCCGGCGGTGGCGGCGCAGATGCGGTAGTCGAGGCCCAGGCGCTCGAAGACCTTCTGGTAGGCCTGGCGGTGCAGGGCGTAGGACTGCGCCAGTCCCTCGTCCTCGGTGTCGAAGGAGTACGAGTCCTTCATCAGGAACTCACGGCCGCGCAGGACGCCGGCCCGCGGGCGGGCCTCGTCCCGGTACTTGTTCTGGATCTGGTAGAGGATGACCGGCAGGTCCTTGTAGGAGGACGCCTGATCCTTCACCAGCAGGGTGAAGATCTCCTCGTGGGTCGGGCCGAGAAGGTAGTCGCCGCCCTTGCGGTCCTGGAGGCGGAACAGCTCGGGGCCGTACTCCTGCCAGCGGCCGGTCGCCTCGTACGGCTCGCGCGGCAGGATGGCGGGGAGCAGCACCTCCTGGGCGCCGATCGCGTCCATCTCCTCGCGGACGATCCGCTCGACGTTGGCCAGCACCTTCTTGCCGAGCGGCAGCCAGCTCCAGATGCCGGCCGCGGTCCGGCGGACGTACCCGGCGCGGACGAGCAGCTTGTGACTGAGGACCTCGGCGTCCGCCGGGTCGTCGCGCAGCGTCTTCGCCATCAACTGGGACATGCGCTGGACCGGTGCGTTCGCCATGGTTCTCGTACTCCTGCTGCGTCTAGGTGATGCCAGGAGGGTAGCCGGGCGGGCTGTGCCGGTGGAAATTGGTTCAGCGGCGGCGCAGGGGCAGCGGTGCGCCCATCACGGCGTACGGCTTCGGGGCGCTCGGGAAGAGGACCTGGCGGGCGAGGTCCTGGTAGCCGAGGGAGTGGTACAGGCCGCGGGCCGGGCTGTCGGTGTCGATCGCGGAGAGGATCGAGCGGGGCTCGGCGGCGCTGTCGGTGATCGTGGTGATCAGGGTGCGGCCGATGCCGCGGTTCTGGTGGTGGGGGTGGACATGGAGCTCGGTGATCACGAACGAGTTGTCGAGCCAGTTGTCGTTGTGCTGCGCGCGGAGGTAGGGCTCCACGACGGTGGACCACCAGTGGGTGCGGTTGTTGGGCATGCCGTACACGAATCCGACGAGGTGCCCTCCGACGGTCGCGCCGAGGGCTCTCGCACCGGGATAGGTCATGTGGCGGAGCACGATCTGGCGGCGGACCGCTACCTCGTCGGCGCCGAGGCCGAATGCGATGGCCTGTACTGCCAGGGCCTCGTCCACGTGGGCGGACAGGTCCAGGGGGCCGATGACGAGGTCCATGCGGGCAGGGTACAGGGGGGTTTCCGTGGTGTGCCGGGCGCGGGTCGGCTCAGAAGAGGATGCTCATGAAGGCGCCGATCTCCCGGAAGCCCACCCTTGCGTACGTCCGCCTCGCCGGGGTGTTGAAGTCGTTGACGTACAGGCTCACCACCGGGGCCACGTCCTCCAGGGCGTACCGCAGTACCGCCGCCATCCCCGGGGCCGCCACTCCCCTGCCCCGGTACTCGGGGGCCACCCACACGCCCTGGATCTGGCAGGCCCGGTCCGTCGCGGCGCCGATCTCCGCCTTGAAGACGACCTTGCCGTGTTCGTCGAGGCGGGCGAACGAGCGGCCGGAACCGACCAGTTCGGCGACGCGGGCCTGGTAGAGGAGGCCACCGTCGCCGGCCAGCGGGGAGACGCCGACCTCTTCCGTGAACATCGCCACGCACGCCGGCATGATCGTTTCCATCTCGTCCTTGCGGATGCGGCGGACGTACGGATCCGGGGCGATGTCGGTGGGCATGCGGTCGGTGACCATGAGGGGCTGCTGGGCACGGACCTCCCGCGCCGGGCCCCAGCTGGGTTCCAGCAGGCGCCAGAGCTGGGCGGTGGGTTCGGCGGGGCCGACGATGGAGGAGCAGCGGCGGCCGGAACGCCGGGCGCGGTCGGCGAAGGCGCGGACGGCCCGGGGGGTCGCGCAGATCGGGACCAGGTTGGCGCCGGCGTAGCAGAGGGACGTGAGCATGCCGTCCTCGTACCAGCCCCACATCTCGCCGCCGAGCCGCCACGGGTCGAGGCCGGCGACCTGGACCCTCGACGTCACGAAGGCGTTCGCGACCGGATCGCGGTCGAGCACGGCGAGCGCGGCGTCCAGGTCGCTCGGTTCGAGGACCCGGGAGGTCGTCTGGGTCAACACGGGCGGGGCCTCACACTGGGGTCTGCTGATCTCCGCACTGTACCTGCGGAAGCTGAGCCGTGCCGCCCCCAGTTCAGGGGCCGTTCGTTGCTGACACAGCCGACCCGCGCTGATAGGAACGTCGGATGATCTCGACGCCTGTGCGATCCGACGCCCGGAAATGGCCCGACGAGCAGCTCGCGGAGTTGTTCGGCGAGGGCTTCCCCCCGTTCGTCACCGCCGATCGGCTGGTGAAAGAGTGCATCGGCCGGGTACGGGAGTTCTTCGCGGGGCTGGATCTGATGCTGGTGGACGCGGACGGGGTCCCCGTCGCCGCCGGGTGGGGCGTGCCGCTGCGGTGGGACGGCCGGGCCGACGCGCTGCCCTCGGGATACACGGACGCGCTGGTGCGGGCCGTCGAGGTTCATGAGCAGGGCGTCGAACCCGACACCCTGGTGATCTGCGGGGCGATCGTCACCCCGTCGCTCAAGGGGCAGGGGCTCGCCGGGCGCATGCTCACCGCCTTGCGGGAGGCCGGACAGGACGCGGGGCTGGCTCGGGTCGTCGCGCCCGTGCGGCCCACGACCAAGGCCCGCTATCCGCTGACGCCCATCGAGTCGTTCATGCACTGGCGGCGACAGGACGGGACCGCCCTCGATCCCTGGATCCGGACCCACGAACGGCTCGGCGCCCGGATCCTCGCCCCGGCCCCCGTCTCACAGACGATGACCGGCACGGTCGCCGAGTGGGAGGGCTGGACGAACCTCGCCCTCCCCGAGTCCGGCGACTACGTCATCCCGGACGGGCTGAGTGTGCTGCGGGTCGACCGGGACGCCGACGTCGGCCTCTATCGGGAGCCGAACGTCTGGATGCGGCACCGGTGAGCCACGGACGTCAGCCCGCGACCGACACCGACGGCTCGCCGGAGGCGATGCCGTCCGCCTCCATCTGTTCGGCGATCTTCATCGCCTCTTCGATGAGGGTCTCCACGATCTTCGACTCGGGGACGGTCTTGATGACCTCGCCCTTGACGAAGATCTGGCCCTTGCCGTTGCCGGAGGCGACGCCGAGGTCCGCCTCGCGGGCCTCGCCGGGGCCGTTCACCACGCAGCCCATGACCGCGACGCGGAGCGGGACCTCCATGCCGGTCAGGCCCGCGGTGACCTCTTCGGCCAGCTTGTAGACGTCGACCTGGGCGCGGCCGCAGGACGGGCAGGAGACGATCTCCAGGCCCCGCTGCTTGAGGTTCAGGGACTCCAGGATCTGGTTGCCGACCTTGACCTCCTCGACCGGCGGGGCGCTCAGCGACACCCGGATGGTGTCGCCGATGCCCTGGGAGAGCAGCGCGCCGAAGGCCACGGCCGACTTGATCGTGCCCTGGAAGGCGGGGCCCGCCTCGGTCACGCCGAGGTGCAGCGGGTAGTCGCACTGGGCGGCGAGCTGGCGGTACGCCTCGACCATCACGACCGGGTCGTTGTGCTTGACCGAGATCTTGATGTCCCGGAAGTCGTGCTCCTCGAAGAGCGAGGCCTCCCACAGGGCGGACTCTGCCAGCGCCTCGGGGGTCGCCTTGCCGTACTTCTGGAGCAGCCGGCGGTCCAGCGAACCCGCGTTGACGCCGATCCGGATCGGCGTGCCGTGGTCCTTCGCGGCCCGCGCGATCTCCTTCACCTTGTCGTCGAACTGCTTGATGTTGCCGGGATTGACGCGTACGGCCGCGCAGCCGGCCTCGATCGCGGCGAACACGTACTTGGGCTGGAAGTGGATGTCCGCGATCACCGGGATCTGCGACTTGCGCGCGATGGTCGCGAGGGCGTCGGCGTCGTCCTGGGTCGGGCAGGCCACGCGCACGATCTGGCAGCCGGACGCCGTGAGCTCGGCGATCTGCTGCAGGGTGGCGCCGATGTCGGACGTACGGGTCGTCGTCATGGACTGGACCGACACCGGGGCGTCGCCGCCCACCGCGACCGTGCCGACCTGGATCTGCCGGCTCTTCCGGCGCTCGGCGAGCCTGGTCGGAACGGACGGCATGCCGAGAGAAATCGCAGTCATCTGCTGTGCAACCCCAAGTCGTGGATCAAGGTCCAGGTCCCGTCAGCGCCGGGCTCCGGACTTCGAGATTACGGCAAGAGCCCGGGCACGAGCACATCCCGGCCCTCAAACCCACTCAATGGAGAGCGGCCCGGCACACACCGTGCCGGGCCGCCTCGAACGCCGTATGACTAGGAGATTCTCACCGGGTTAACCACGCGGGCACCGAGCGAGATACCGGGCTGTGACTCAGCGACGCACCCCGAACTGATGGACAGTGCCGGAGCGGTTCCGTGGCTCTGCACAGGAGTGCCCTCTCCCTCCTCGCTGAGGATTTCCACGATCTCCGCCCACACGCCGTCGGCCAACCAGGTTCGCTGTCGGAGCCGGACTTTCCCAGGGTCGCCGAAACGCTCGGGAAGATCACGCCACAGGATGCCCGTGCGCAGACGATGAAGCATCCCCGTGAGGGCAGCCCGTAGATCGAGCGGCGAACGGAAATGGTGCGGCCGGTACCTGGTGCGGAGCAACTCGTCGATGCGGACCCACAGGCTGTCCGTGGGATCGGGAGGAACAGGCGTCCCCGTGCGCTCGTGCCACTGGATCGTCAAGCACTTCGTCCCCTCGCGGTACCGAAACTCCGCGTCCACGATGTCGACTCGCACCTTGAGCTGCTCGATCAGGCATCGCTGTTCCGAAGGCAACAGAGCCTCGCTGTCAGGTACGGCTGACCCTAGGACAGCTGTGAGCCGGGCATCCTTGCGAACTCGGGCCTCAAGCTCCGCCAGCCAGTCCCGTGCATGAGCGAGGACGCGCTCCAACGCCCCCTTGTCAGCTTCAAGCTGCCGCAGCGCAGCTGCAACGACACGACTGTGCTGGGCCTGGCACCGCAATCCGTCCAGCTCCTCCGCACACTGCGCGACCAGCCGCTCCAGAGACCTCACTCGCTCAGCATGCAGGATCAGCCGCGTCTGCGATTCGGAGGAGGCCGACAGCATCGGCCGAGCATGGGGTGGCATGGATGCCAGCAGGGCATTGACGTGTCGCGCCACCTTTTCCTCGACGTGATCAGCACGCAGGAAGAAGCAACCGCAGGGGACCTTTTCCTGCCATCCGGAGCAGCGGTACGTCCGCACCCCGTCGTTGCTGCGGAAGCACCCGACGTAGGGCCGTTTGCACGGACCATGAATTCGCCCGGTGAGCGGATACTCCCCCAAGGGAATCCTGCGCGGCCGGGCCAGTTCCGCCAGCGCTTGCTGAAAGGCACGGCTCCGGTCCGCGGCGAGGATCGGAGGCAGAGGGATCACCACGCTCTCGCCGTACAGGGGTCGTCCGGAGCCATCAAGCTTGGTGCAATGGCCACCCCATTGCTGATCAGAGCGGCGAAAGACGGCTTCTCCGAGAAACGCCGCGCTCTTCAGCCGTCGGTGGAGGTTGGCCCTTGTCCAACGCCTGCCGCTGCGCGTGAGAATGCCCCGCCTGTTCAGTTCCTCGGCAAGATCCGTGAGGGTCCGGCCACCTTCGATCACAAGGTCTGCCAGAAGCCTCACCACCGCGGCCTCAGTCGGATCGATCTCAAGAGTCGATCCGAAGACGCCTTTCCCACTGATCCTGTAACCGTAGGGAGCCGGGCCGCCCGGCCAACCGCCGCCGACTGCCTTGAGCTGCCGACCTGACTGGGTTCGGGTGAGGATACGGCAGTAGTCCGCCTCTACTGCCTGTGCCAGCCGGTCGATGGTTAGCCACCTGTCGAGTCCCGGTTTCCCCAATGTCTGGTCGCAGCACTCAAGTACAGCCCCGGCATCCTCGATCTGCCAGAGACAGCACCAGATGGCTGCTTCGGTCCGCCCCAAACGATCAAGGCTTGACACGAGTACGACGTCGAACCGGCCCCTGGCGATTTCCGCGAGCAGCTCATTCAGTGCAGGCCTCGAAGTCGTCGAGCCTGATTCGCCGAGCTCTTCCCAATATCCCGCGATTCGCCACGGCGAGCGCTTCTCCACGAACGTTCGAGTGGCGTCGGCCTGAGCCGGAATTCCGTACCTTCTCTTCTGCTCCGCTGTCGAGACCCGCATGTACGCGGCGACGGCGAGCGCCTCGGAACCTTTGCCCTTGTCTTCTGCGCACGGCGCAGTACCTTGCTGCATGTCAGTCCCTTCGAGACTGGCCAGACCCCAGGGTGTTGGCGCACCGCTGGGGTCACCCATGAACAGCAAGAACGTACGAAGTCCGCACCTGCTCCGTACGAATAAGCCTCGCCTTTCACCCGTGTGAGCTACACGAGCGAAAGGCGAGGCGCTATCACCATCGCGATAGAAAATGACCGATTCTCAGCTGATTTTGACCGGATTAACTACATCCGCGATCAAAACGAGGACCGTAAAGCAGATGAAGATTCCCGCCACCACATAAGCCACCGGCATCAGCTTCGCCACGTCGAACGGGCCCGGGTCCGGACGCTTGAGGACCTTCGCCAGGTTGCGGCGCAGGGACTCCCACAGGGCGCCCGCGATGTGGCCGCCGTCCAGGGGCAGCAGCGGCAGCATGTTGAAGAGGAACAGGGAGAGGTTGAAGCCCGCGACCAGCATCAGCGCCATGGCGAGCTGCTGGGTCGGGGGAATGTCGAGCGTGAAGATCTCGCCGCCCACCCTCGCCGCGCCGACCACGCCCATCGGGGAGTCCGGCTCGCGCGGGGCGTCGTCGAAGGCCGCGTTCCACAGGGCCGGGATCTTGCCGGGCAGGGCGGCGAGGGAGTCGACGGCGTCGCCGACGCGCTCGCCCATCCAGACCACGGAGTCGCCGAAGTCCTGCTTGACGATGCCGGTGGCGGCGCTGAAGCCGAGGAAGCCGGCGGTGACGTACTCGCCGGGGACGTACTGGCCGCTGGAGTCCTTCTTGGCGACCTGGTTGGAGGCGATCTTCGCGGTGAGGGTGACGTCCTTGCCGTCGCGCTCGACGACGATCGGGACCGTCTTGTCGGGGTTGGCGCGGATGAGGTCGGAGAGCTTGTTCCAGTCGTCCGTCCGTACCCCGTTGAACGCCAGGATCTTGTCGCCCGCCTTGAGGCCGGCCGCCGCGGCCGGGGACGCGGGGTCGGAGGCCTTGCAGGTCTGGCGGTTCTGGCTCTGCGAGATCACGCACTTGGAGACGGAGCTGACCGTGTTGGTCTGCTGGGAGATGCCGAAGCCCATGAGGACCGTGAGGAACAGCGCCACCGCGAGGATGAGGTTCGCGAAGGGGCCCGCGAACATCACGATGACGCGTTTCCAGGGCTTACGGGTGTAGAAGAGGCGTTTCTCGTCGCCGGGCTGGAGCTCCTCGAAGGCGGCCGAGCGGGCGTCCTCGATCATGCCGCGCCAGGGGGAGGTGGAGCGGGCGCTGATACGGCCGTCGTCGCCGGGCGGGAACATGCCGATCATGCGGATGTAGCCGCCGAAGGGGATGGCCTTGATGCCGTACTCCGTCTCGCCCTTCTTGCGCGAGAACACGGTCGGCCCGAAGCCGACCATGTACTGCGGCACGCGGATGCCGAAGAGCTTGGCGAAGGACAGGTGCCCCAGCTCGTGCCACGCGATCGACACCAGAAGGCCGAAGGCGAAGAGCCCTATGCCGAGGATGAACATCAGGGTCGTCATGCACGGGCCTCCGCCGTCTGTGCCGTCAGTTCCCGGGCCCGGGTCCGCGCCCAGGTCTCCGCTTCGAGGACGTCCGCGACGGTGAGCGAGGTTCCCCCGCGCGGGGTGCCGTGCTCGTCCACCACCCGGGTCACGGTCTCCATGATCCCGTTGAACGGCAGCGCGCCGGCCCGGAAGGCCTCCACGCACTCCTCGTTGGCGGCATTGAACACCGCCGGGGCCGTGCCCGCGAGCTGTCCCACGTGTCTCGCAAGGTTGACCGAAGGAAACGCGTCGTTGTCGAGAGGGAAGAACTCCCAGGTCGACGCCTTGCTCCAGTCGAAGGCGGGCGCCGCGTCGGGGACGCGCTCGGGCCAGCCCAGGCCGATGGCGATCGGCCCGCGCATGTCGGGGGGCGTCGCCTGCGCGATCGTGGATCCGTCCGTGAACTCAACCATCGAGTGGACATACGACTGGGGATGCACGACCACCTCAATGCGGTCGAAGGGAATGTCGTAGAGGAGGTGCGCCTCGATGACCTCCAGCCCCTTGTTGACGAGGGTCGCGGAGTTGATCGTGATGACCGGGCCCATGGCCCAGGTGGGGTGGGCGAGGGCGTCCTCGACGGTCACCTGAGCGAGGTCGGCTTTCGTACGGCCTCGGAAGGGGCCGCCGGACGCGGTGACGACGAGCTTGCGGACGTCGGCCCTCGTCCCGGAGGCCAGGGCCTGGAAGAGGGCCGCGTGCTCGGAGTCGACCGGGATGATCTGCCCGGGCTTGGCGAGGGCCTTCACCAGCGGGCCGCCCACGATGAGCGACTCCTTGTTGGCGAGCGCGAGGGTGCGGCCCGCTTCCAGGGCGGCGAGGGTCGGGGCGAGGCCGATGGAGCCGGTGATGCCGTTGAGGACGGTGTGCGCGTCGGAGGCGGCGACCTGCGTGGCCGCGTCCGGGCCGGCGAGGATCTCGGGGAGCGGCTCGCCCGTGCCGTAGAGACCGCGGAGCGCCTCGCGCAGCTGCGGTACGACGTCCTCGCGGGCGACCGCGACGGTCCGCGCCTTCAGCCGGTGCGCCTGCTCGGCGAGGAGCGCGACCCGGCCGCCGTTGGCGGAGAGCCCGGTCACCCGGAACCGGTCGGGGTTGCGCAGCACGAGGTCGATGGCCTGGGTGCCGATGGATCCCGTGGAGCCGAGGATCACCACGTCCTTGGGACCGTCGCCCGCGAGGGGGTCGTAGACCAGGTGCGGGTCGGCGAGGGCGGGGGCCGGAAGCCCCGTCGTCCGCCCGGAGGGCGGGCCCTGCGCCCGCTGCGGAGCGGCAGATGTGGCCAGCAGGTGCGTGCTCTCGCCGTGCCGGGCGTCGGCCCTCGTACTGGATGTACTTGGGTCGGCGCCCGGTGCGGCGAGAGTGCGTGCGTGGCGTCGCGGGGCAGACGGGGCTTCCGGCCCGTGCCCTCGGGGGGCTGGACTGTCGCTCATGCCTCCATTGTTGCCGTAAGGACGGTGTGTGGGGACAGCGCGTCCCCCTCCCGGGGTGCGGGAGGGGGACCGCCCTGTCACCGGATGGGCCGGTGCACGTTCTCCTTCTCCGAAGGGCCGGGGGTCGCGTCCGCGATCCAGACGCCCTCGCCGGAGGGGTCGACGATGCCGTCCTCCAGCCAGGCGTAGGTGCCGGACATGACTCCCTTGACGACCTTGCGGTCCTGGTCGTCGGTGTTGTTCCACAGCCGGCCGAAGAGCTCCTCGACGCGCAGGCGGGACTGGTGGCAGAAGGCGTCGGCGAGTTGGTAGGCCTCACGGCCGTGGGGTTCGGTGGTGTAGAGGAGTTCGGCGCGTACGCAGGCCGCGCTCATGGCGAAGAGTTCGGCGCCGATGTCGACGATCCGGCCGAGGAAGCCCTGCTTGCTCTCCATCCGGCCCTGCCAGCGGGACATGGCGTAGAAGGTGGAGCGGGCGAGTTTGCGGGCCGTTCGTTCGACGTAGCGCAGGTGTACCGACAGGTCTACTTCGCGCTTGAACTCGGCGTATGAGGTGGG includes:
- a CDS encoding site-2 protease family protein, yielding MFILGIGLFAFGLLVSIAWHELGHLSFAKLFGIRVPQYMVGFGPTVFSRKKGETEYGIKAIPFGGYIRMIGMFPPGDDGRISARSTSPWRGMIEDARSAAFEELQPGDEKRLFYTRKPWKRVIVMFAGPFANLILAVALFLTVLMGFGISQQTNTVSSVSKCVISQSQNRQTCKASDPASPAAAAGLKAGDKILAFNGVRTDDWNKLSDLIRANPDKTVPIVVERDGKDVTLTAKIASNQVAKKDSSGQYVPGEYVTAGFLGFSAATGIVKQDFGDSVVWMGERVGDAVDSLAALPGKIPALWNAAFDDAPREPDSPMGVVGAARVGGEIFTLDIPPTQQLAMALMLVAGFNLSLFLFNMLPLLPLDGGHIAGALWESLRRNLAKVLKRPDPGPFDVAKLMPVAYVVAGIFICFTVLVLIADVVNPVKIS
- a CDS encoding recombinase family protein, with the translated sequence MQQGTAPCAEDKGKGSEALAVAAYMRVSTAEQKRRYGIPAQADATRTFVEKRSPWRIAGYWEELGESGSTTSRPALNELLAEIARGRFDVVLVSSLDRLGRTEAAIWCCLWQIEDAGAVLECCDQTLGKPGLDRWLTIDRLAQAVEADYCRILTRTQSGRQLKAVGGGWPGGPAPYGYRISGKGVFGSTLEIDPTEAAVVRLLADLVIEGGRTLTDLAEELNRRGILTRSGRRWTRANLHRRLKSAAFLGEAVFRRSDQQWGGHCTKLDGSGRPLYGESVVIPLPPILAADRSRAFQQALAELARPRRIPLGEYPLTGRIHGPCKRPYVGCFRSNDGVRTYRCSGWQEKVPCGCFFLRADHVEEKVARHVNALLASMPPHARPMLSASSESQTRLILHAERVRSLERLVAQCAEELDGLRCQAQHSRVVAAALRQLEADKGALERVLAHARDWLAELEARVRKDARLTAVLGSAVPDSEALLPSEQRCLIEQLKVRVDIVDAEFRYREGTKCLTIQWHERTGTPVPPDPTDSLWVRIDELLRTRYRPHHFRSPLDLRAALTGMLHRLRTGILWRDLPERFGDPGKVRLRQRTWLADGVWAEIVEILSEEGEGTPVQSHGTAPALSISSGCVAESQPGISLGARVVNPVRIS
- the dxr gene encoding 1-deoxy-D-xylulose-5-phosphate reductoisomerase; the encoded protein is MSDSPAPRGHGPEAPSAPRRHARTLAAPGADPSTSSTRADARHGESTHLLATSAAPQRAQGPPSGRTTGLPAPALADPHLVYDPLAGDGPKDVVILGSTGSIGTQAIDLVLRNPDRFRVTGLSANGGRVALLAEQAHRLKARTVAVAREDVVPQLREALRGLYGTGEPLPEILAGPDAATQVAASDAHTVLNGITGSIGLAPTLAALEAGRTLALANKESLIVGGPLVKALAKPGQIIPVDSEHAALFQALASGTRADVRKLVVTASGGPFRGRTKADLAQVTVEDALAHPTWAMGPVITINSATLVNKGLEVIEAHLLYDIPFDRIEVVVHPQSYVHSMVEFTDGSTIAQATPPDMRGPIAIGLGWPERVPDAAPAFDWSKASTWEFFPLDNDAFPSVNLARHVGQLAGTAPAVFNAANEECVEAFRAGALPFNGIMETVTRVVDEHGTPRGGTSLTVADVLEAETWARTRARELTAQTAEARA